The stretch of DNA TCGATGCCGGAGAGCGCGGTGGCCTCCTCGTTGCTGCCGATCGAGTAGGTGTAGCGCCCGAGCACCGTCTTGTTGAGCAGCACACCGGCGATCACAGCGGCCAGCGCCAGGATGATCACGGCGTTGGGGAAGTTGGCGCCGGGGATGATGCTGCCGATCGAGATGTCGATGTAGGACGGCGTCTGGTCGAAGTAGATCGGCGTGCTGTTCGAGACGACCAGCGCCAGGCCCTGCGCCACCAGCATCATCGCCAGCGTCGCGATGAACGGCGGCAGCCCGAGCACGGCCACGTTCAGGCCGTTGATCAGCCCGAGCAGCCCGCCGAAGAGGATCGCGCCGAGCACGCCGAGCGGCAGCGGGACCCCCGCGTTGACGATCAGCACCCCCGACATCACGGCGCACAGCGTCATGCCGGTGCCGATCGACAGGTCGATGCCACCCGTGATGATCACGAAGGTGGTGCCGAGCGCGAGCGTGCCGATCACGACCGTCGAGAACAGGATGTTGGTGATGTTGCCGTAGTTGAAGAAGTTCGGGCTGACGATCGAGAAGAACACGAAGATCACGAGCAGGCTCGCGAATGCGAGGAACTGCTGCAGCCCGGCCCGCAGCGACTGGCGCACCCCTGCGGGCGCTTCCTTGCGCTGCTCCTCCTCGGTGGCGGTGGGAGTTGTCAACTGACTGCCTCCGTCTCCGGGCGCAGGGTGGCGAAGTGCATGACGCTCTCCTGGGTTGCTTCTGCTGCGTCGAGTTGCCCGGTGACCCGGCCCTCGCTCATCACGACGACCCGGTGCGACATCCTCAGCACCTCCGGCAGCTCGGAGGAGATCATGATGATCGACTTGCCCTGGGCGGCGAGATCGTTCAGGAGCCGGTAGATCTCCTCCTTGGCACCCACGTCGATGCCGCGGGTCGGCTCGTCGAAGATCAGGACGTCGCAGTCCTTGACCAGCCACTTGGCGATGACGACCTTCTGCTGGTTGCCGCCGGAGAGGAACTTGGCGGTCTGGTCGATCGACGGCGTCCGGATGCGCAGGGACTCCACGACCTCGCGGGAGCGCGCCCGCATCGCGCGGTCGCGGACGAACCCCCACGACTGGAACTTCTCGCGGATCGAGCTGAGCCCGACGTTCGCGTTGACGTCCTGGTCCAGCAGCAGCCCGAGGTGCTTGCGATCCTCTGACAGGTAGCCGATGCGGTGCTTGGCCGCCTCGGCGGGCGTGGTGATCCGCACCGGCGTCCCGCGCAGCTCGACCGTGCCGGACTCGACCGGATCCGCACCGACCAGCGCACGGGCGACCTCGGTGCGCCCGGCCCCCATCAGCCCGGCGAAACCGAGGATCTCGCCCTCGCGCAGGTCGAACGAGACGTCCTTCAGCAGGTCCTTGGTGGTGAGCCCGCGCACCGACAGCACGACCGGCCGGTCCGCCCGCACCCCTTCCGGCCCGAGCCCGCCCGTGATCTCGCGGCCCACCATGCGCGAGATGACCTCGGGCATCGTCGTGGTGGCCGTGTCGAGGGTGTCGATGTAGCGGCCGTCGCGGATCACGGTGATCCGGTCGCTGATCGCCTTCAGCTCGTCCATCCGGTGCGAGATGTAGATGACGCCGGTGTCCGGGCGGCGGAAGCGCCGGATGAGGTCGTGCAGCACCCGCACCTCGGCGTCGTTCAGCGCAGCCGTGGGCTCGTCCATGATCAGGATGCGGGGCTCGTAGGACAGGGCCTTCGCGATCTCCACCATCTGCTGCTTCGCGACGGTCAGGTCGCCCACCCGCTGCCCGGGCTTCAACGGCATGTGCAGCCGGTCGAGCAGCTCGGCGGCCTTCGCCTCGAGGGCCCGCTCGCCGAGGAAGAACCGCCCGGCCTTCGGCTCGCGGCCGATGAAGATGTTCTGCGCGACCGTGAGGTCGGGCATCAGGTTGAACTCCTGGTGGATGATGCTGATGCCCTGCGCCAGCGCGTCGCGCGGACCGGAGACCTGCAGCGGCTCCCCGTCGAGGAAGAACTCGCCCTCGTCCGGCGTGTAGATGCCGGACAGCAGCTTCATCAGCGTCGACTTGCCAGCGCCGTTCTCCCCGACGAGCGCGAGCACCTCGCCGCGGCGCAGCTCGATGTGCATGTCCTGCAGCGCCCGGACGCCGGGGAAGCTCTTCCCGACGCCCTTGGCCTGCAACAACAGCGGCTCGGTCATCCCACGACGCCCTTCCGCAGTATCGCGTTGCCGTACACGCGGGTCTCGCCGGTGCGCACGATCAGGTAGGCGGGCGCGGCCGCGTCGTAGAAGGCGAACCGGTCGAGGAAGCGCACGTCGCTGGTGCCCGATGCGGCGACCAGCTCCTCCTGCACGGGGAGCTGCTCGCCGTCCGGGGTGGCCATGAGGTCGACGGCAGGCGCGTCGTCCAGCGGCACGACCGTGCGGATCGCGGCCATGAGGTCGGGCGTCGCGACGCCGGGCAGATCGAGCACGCGGGCCGCCAGCCGGTGGGCCGGGAAGTGCGCGTCGGCGAGCACGACGGCGTCCGAGTGCCCCATCGCGTCCAGGTGGAGGAGCAGCGGCCCCGTCAGGAGCGGGTGGATACCGGAGAGCACGGTCCCTCCTCTGATGTCGTCGGTACCGGCAGCCCGTACACGCGCTGCGCGGTACCGGTGAGGATCTTGCCCTGCTCCTCGTCGGTCAGCTCACCGAGGAGCTCGGACAGGACCTCCCAGGTGCCGCCGTACCCTGCCGTGAGCAAGGTCATCGGCCAGTCGCTGCCCCACATCAGCCGGGCCGGGCCGAACAGCTCGAGCGCCGTCTCCCACGAAGGGCGGATCACGGCCACCGTGAACGGCTCGCCGCGCACCTGCAGCCCCGACACCTTCGCCACGGTGTTCGGGCGCGCCGCGACCGCGGCGAACGCCTCCCGCCACTGCGGGAGGTCCGGCTTCCCGTGCGGCGGTTTGCCCAGGTGGTCGAGCACGACGGTGAGCTCCGGCAGCGCCCCGGCCAGCTCCGCCGTGGCGGTGAGGTGGCGCGGCCATGCGTCCGGCACGTCGTAGGGCAGGCCGCGCTCGGCCAGCATCCCGAGCGAGGTGCGCACGGCGGGCAGCGCGAGGAAGTCGTCCCGCGGGTCGTCGTGCACGAGGTGGCGCACGCCGCGGAACGCGGGGTCGGCGGTGAACCGGTCGAGCTGGGCCGAGGCGGTCGACGGGTCGTCCAGCTGCACCCATCCGACGACGCCTGCCACCCACTCGTGCTCGGCCGCGACCTCGAGCATGAACTCCG from Pseudonocardia cypriaca encodes:
- a CDS encoding ABC transporter permease, whose product is MTTPTATEEEQRKEAPAGVRQSLRAGLQQFLAFASLLVIFVFFSIVSPNFFNYGNITNILFSTVVIGTLALGTTFVIITGGIDLSIGTGMTLCAVMSGVLIVNAGVPLPLGVLGAILFGGLLGLINGLNVAVLGLPPFIATLAMMLVAQGLALVVSNSTPIYFDQTPSYIDISIGSIIPGANFPNAVIILALAAVIAGVLLNKTVLGRYTYSIGSNEEATALSGIDVRRWKIVIYTLAGLFTGLAGVMISARLGSAQPATGMGYELQAIAAVVIGGTSLSGGKGSIVGTVIGALIISVLNNGLQIMSIPQEWQNVILGCVILLAVYADRARKSTTA
- a CDS encoding sugar ABC transporter ATP-binding protein, whose product is MTEPLLLQAKGVGKSFPGVRALQDMHIELRRGEVLALVGENGAGKSTLMKLLSGIYTPDEGEFFLDGEPLQVSGPRDALAQGISIIHQEFNLMPDLTVAQNIFIGREPKAGRFFLGERALEAKAAELLDRLHMPLKPGQRVGDLTVAKQQMVEIAKALSYEPRILIMDEPTAALNDAEVRVLHDLIRRFRRPDTGVIYISHRMDELKAISDRITVIRDGRYIDTLDTATTTMPEVISRMVGREITGGLGPEGVRADRPVVLSVRGLTTKDLLKDVSFDLREGEILGFAGLMGAGRTEVARALVGADPVESGTVELRGTPVRITTPAEAAKHRIGYLSEDRKHLGLLLDQDVNANVGLSSIREKFQSWGFVRDRAMRARSREVVESLRIRTPSIDQTAKFLSGGNQQKVVIAKWLVKDCDVLIFDEPTRGIDVGAKEEIYRLLNDLAAQGKSIIMISSELPEVLRMSHRVVVMSEGRVTGQLDAAEATQESVMHFATLRPETEAVS
- a CDS encoding RbsD/FucU family protein is translated as MLSGIHPLLTGPLLLHLDAMGHSDAVVLADAHFPAHRLAARVLDLPGVATPDLMAAIRTVVPLDDAPAVDLMATPDGEQLPVQEELVAASGTSDVRFLDRFAFYDAAAPAYLIVRTGETRVYGNAILRKGVVG
- a CDS encoding amidohydrolase family protein, with the protein product MIDAHLHLWDLQRSAYSWITPELGPLHTTITAERAAGELAAVGVERAVLVQAEDSVADTEFMLEVAAEHEWVAGVVGWVQLDDPSTASAQLDRFTADPAFRGVRHLVHDDPRDDFLALPAVRTSLGMLAERGLPYDVPDAWPRHLTATAELAGALPELTVVLDHLGKPPHGKPDLPQWREAFAAVAARPNTVAKVSGLQVRGEPFTVAVIRPSWETALELFGPARLMWGSDWPMTLLTAGYGGTWEVLSELLGELTDEEQGKILTGTAQRVYGLPVPTTSEEGPCSPVSTRS